From a region of the Alnus glutinosa chromosome 1, dhAlnGlut1.1, whole genome shotgun sequence genome:
- the LOC133871562 gene encoding uncharacterized protein LOC133871562, which yields MIDVFLVLMDQGRHPYAYRAPRPPVPPMTTPTDSTPVYTAAWPPHPDGAYRPLLPGMVAVPTSDHGQTSTAGVGNSPLSEPPTLSQLGFTQPGNAYRWWVQEGVGSQGYAPYFPYTYSRPMTCNPDSETQDCRFPLSQTGEMQMPAVGLGQIPAQAAMQGQILGPRQMPASGASQGPGQVERQMPLPGESQMPLSGESQMPLSGESQMPDVGGSQTTHEEDVAMLGTDQLAPGSPQGMDSDDDQHPPPAGEVGEEVAGDPATQHIGTGQIRLMGYNPDGTIYYEVIDDPARNWVLPRGKKVVLQYNAAIQPVGRACNRFRREVGKMIRSGSYIHMRDEWARVNRQIKQAMWNALMEEFYLPVSVDMRRAQQEAWNDIGRKHRSWKSRFKTQLGIGDGDTPESIRARMPEKFFEQYDAEDVEFLLRDWCREHKIATSERMKRLRERNDLPHCAGSKSYARFNHEEACTSGTPPTRAASFVKTHTKKDGTFLNDRTRVLCERMTQSLASDPAATQSVSADTVRWAPNDAYEQAIGRPEYAGRVRQVGPNVTPVRGTCFSYRPRSQGGPSQGTSRDWAEQSRKMEEMQAELHAERARNDRLEQRVQQFDGIEQRLREMEVFMSSMAVPAPCVGNQSSPAHVGSTSSVGSASAGNSTTVGTLSPVGRQLSQHSTVATPSPATPFIAQQSPVGENTPGTVPRDSQRRLSDL from the exons atgattgatgtatttctt gtattgatggaccagggacgccatccttatgcatatcgggcacctcgcccacccgtgccccccatgaccacgcccactgattcgacgccagtatatactgcggcgtggccaccccacccagacggggcttatagaccattgttgccgggtatggtggccgtgcccacgtcagatcacgggcagaccagcacagctggagtTGGCaactctccattgtcggagccgccgacattatctcagttagggttcacccaaccgggtaacgcctatcgatggtgggtgcaagagggggtggggtcacagggttatgcgccgtactttccgtatacgtatagtcgacctatgacgtgtaaccctgatagtgagacgcaggattgtagatttccactgtcacagaccggggagatgcagatgccggctgtggggttgggacagataccggcacaggcggcgatgcagggccagattttggggccgagacagatgccagcatcgggggcgagtcagggcccggggcaagTAGAGAGGCAGATGCCGTtacctggtgagagccagatgccgctttccggtgagagtcagatgccgctttccggtgagagtcagatgccagatgtgggggggagccagactacccatgaggaggacgttgcgatgttgggtaccgatcagttggcccccggtagcccccagggtatggattcagatgatgatcagcatcctccaccagccggagaggttggcgaggaggttgcaggcgacccagcgacgcaGCACATAGGGACtgggcagattcggttgatgg ggtacaacccagacgggaccatttattatgaggtgattgacgacccagcgagaaactgggtgctcccgagggggaagaaggttgtattgcagtacaatgctgctatacaacctgtaggacgagcctgcaatcgttttcggcgggaagtgggcaagatgatcaggagtgggtcctacatacacatgcgggacgaatgggcgagggtaaataggcagattaagcaggcaatgtggaacgcactgatg gaggagttctatctacctgtatcagttgacatgcgcagggcacaacaggaggcgtggaatgatattggacgtaagcaccgctcgtggaagtcgaggttcaaaacccaactaggaattggagacggtgacacgcccgagagtatccgtgcgagaatgccggagaaattttttgagcagtatgatgcagaagatgtagaattcctgctgagagattggtgcagagagcataaaatc gcaacctctgaacggatgaagaggttgcgggagcggaatgacctaccccattgtgcgggatctaaaagttatgccagatttaatcacgaggag gcatgtacatctggcacgccccccactcgcgccgcgtcgttcgtgaagacccacacaaagaaggacggcactttcctgaacgaccgtacacgggtcttatgc gagaggatgacgcagagtttagccagtgatccagccgccacgcaaagcgtctccgcagacacggtgcgttgggcaccgaacgacgcttacgaacaggcgattgggaggcctgagtatgcagggagggttcggcaggttggcccgaacgtcacacctgttcgagggacatgtttttcatataggcctcggtcacaggggggaccatctcaggggacgtctcgggattgggccgaacagtctcggaagatggaagagatgcaagcggagctacatgctgagcgagcgaggaatgaccgtttggagcagcgcgtgcaacagttcgacggcatagagcagcgcttgcgagagatggaggtcttcatgtcctccatggcagtaccagcaccatgtgttggtaatcagtcttctcctgcacacgtaggtagtacgtcgtccgttggtagtgcatctgcag gtaattcgacaacggttggtacgttgtcgcctgttggacgacagctgagccagcactccactgtcgctacaccttcgcccgctacaccattcattgcgcagcaatcgccggtgggcgagaacacgcctgggacggtacctcgtgattcgcagagacgcctttcagatttgtag